The Ignavibacteria bacterium genome contains the following window.
AAAGTCATAAAACTTCTACTGGCACCTGCTGAAGTTTCAATTATATAAGGAATGTACCTCTCCTTGGTCTCATCATCAAAATAATCAAGAGCTTTGCCTGAATAATTAGTGTGTTGAGTCAAATCGAAATTAGTTCTGTTATGAATTCCTTCAATCTCACCCCAGCCAAATGGAAATTCGTATTCGATATCAACAGCAGCGTGAGCATAGTGTGCAAGTTTATCTTCGGGATGTGGAGAAAATCTAAGTTTATCTTTGTTCAAACCAAGTTCGATAAACCATTTCATCCTTTCTTCTTTCCAGTATTCAAACCATTTCATATCCTCACCTGGTTTGACGAAATATTGCATCTCCATTTGTTCAAATTCTCTTGTCCTGAAAAGGAAATTCTTAGTGTTAATTTCATTTCGAAAAGCTTTTCCGATTTGAGCAATTCCAAATGGAATTTTTTGCCTGGATGAATTTAATACATTCAAAAAGTTAACGAAAATTCCCTGTGCAGTTTCAGGTCTTAAATAAACAATCGCTGCATCTTCTTCAACTGGACCGATGAAGGTTTTGAACATCAAATTAAATTGTCTTGGTTCAGTGAATTTTCCTTCCTGTTGACATTTAATTGCTTTTCGTCCTTTGTAAGCTGGATTACCGCACATTGCATCTTCCAGTTGATCTGCACGGAAGCGAGCTTTACATTCTTTACAATCAACCATTGGATCTGTGAAATTGGCAACATGACCTGAAGCTTCCCAGACTTTTGGGTGCATTAAAATGGCAGCATCAATTCCTTCGATATCTTCCCTGAAAGTCATTGATTGCCACCATTCTCTTTTAATGTTGTTTAATAGCTCAACTCCAAGTGGACCATAATCCCAGCATCCATTAAGTCCACCATAAATTTCAGATGATTGAAATACAAATCCTCTTCTTTTCGCTAATGAGACAATTGTTTCAAGGGATACGCTCAATCTTACCTCCAAATTTGTTTTAATTAAACATAAAATTACTTAATGATAAAGTGTTTACAAAATCAACCCTAATTTGAAAAAAGTTTTTTTATTTCCTGAAATGTTTGTTTATCAAGTTTTTGTTCGACAAGTTCTAAGCTTAAAAGTCCAAAACTTTTATAAATCAACTTTAATTCTTCGTTTAAATTTTCTATTGACGTTAGATTTCTTTTAATTGTTAAAACATCGCCTCTTATAACCGGACCCGTTAATGCATTCTCCACTCCTAAGTTTTTAAGATTTTGAATTGTAGAAAGTAATAAGTTCAAATAAGATTTGACTGCCTTATTACCGAGATATTTTTTTATCTGAAAAAACTGAGTTACTGTATAATTCGATAAAATAACGGCAAAAGCATGATAAATTGGTTTTTGATCTTTTTTAAGAATGATATAGTCCCAATTCATTTTTTTACAGAAATCTATTGCAAAATGCTTTGATATTTTTGAATCAGTCTCAATTGCAAATACACTATCATTAAAATTAATTAGATTATCTTCGAAATAGTCAGATGCAAAACTATAATTTGGATGAAAAGAAAAAACATTACAGCCTCTTTCGGCTAAATCAATTAATTCATCAGAGTTTAAAGAACCAGAAGTGTGAAATGCAAATTTCCCTTTCCAATCAGAAAAATTTTTTGACAGTTCCTGTGAAACTTCTTTTATGAATCTGTCTTGAACAGAAATAATAAAGAGATTAGTCTTTTCAGGGATTTCCGAAATTTTTTTTGAATAGTGGTTAGCCTTTACTTTTGCTGCTAAAGTTTTAGCTTTTTTATGATTCTTATCAATTATTGAAGTGATTTTGATTCTTTTCTTTTTCAACGAAACAGCAAAAGCGCTCCCGACTTTTCCAGCACCAATAATCGCAACCGATAAATTTTTCATCTACTGATTAGTTACTCCTTATAAAATACAGCTGATAGATAACCAACTACCTGATGTTTATCCCCGCTTGCTTCACTTGAATCATTTCTATAAAGGACTTTTGATTTATTTGCGCCAAGAAGTTTAGATGTTTTCATTACAGTTACAATTGGTCCGCCTCCGCAAGCCTGAACTTTTTCCTCTTCAAGTTCATCTATTAGTGTTTCATCATCAAATTTGTTTATTAAATGTTCTATTCTTGAATCAAGGCTATTTGCGACATCGTGAGAGAAATAATGTGAAAGATCTGAACTTGCAACCAGCAAAACATTTTTATTTTTTAGAACCTCAGCTAAAAGCTCTGCAAGCGAGTAAACAAATTCTTTGCTCTGATCACCCATTACAATAGGAAGTAATTTAAAG
Protein-coding sequences here:
- a CDS encoding DUF2520 domain-containing protein, coding for MKNLSVAIIGAGKVGSAFAVSLKKKRIKITSIIDKNHKKAKTLAAKVKANHYSKKISEIPEKTNLFIISVQDRFIKEVSQELSKNFSDWKGKFAFHTSGSLNSDELIDLAERGCNVFSFHPNYSFASDYFEDNLINFNDSVFAIETDSKISKHFAIDFCKKMNWDYIILKKDQKPIYHAFAVILSNYTVTQFFQIKKYLGNKAVKSYLNLLLSTIQNLKNLGVENALTGPVIRGDVLTIKRNLTSIENLNEELKLIYKSFGLLSLELVEQKLDKQTFQEIKKLFSN
- a CDS encoding glycine--tRNA ligase produces the protein MEVRLSVSLETIVSLAKRRGFVFQSSEIYGGLNGCWDYGPLGVELLNNIKREWWQSMTFREDIEGIDAAILMHPKVWEASGHVANFTDPMVDCKECKARFRADQLEDAMCGNPAYKGRKAIKCQQEGKFTEPRQFNLMFKTFIGPVEEDAAIVYLRPETAQGIFVNFLNVLNSSRQKIPFGIAQIGKAFRNEINTKNFLFRTREFEQMEMQYFVKPGEDMKWFEYWKEERMKWFIELGLNKDKLRFSPHPEDKLAHYAHAAVDIEYEFPFGWGEIEGIHNRTNFDLTQHTNYSGKALDYFDDETKERYIPYIIETSAGASRSFMTFLIDAYYEEEVRGEKRVVLKLHPKLAPIKVGIFPLVNRDGMPEIARKITEDLRKDFRVFYDDKGAVGRRYRRQDEVGTPYCVTVDSQTLEDQTVTIRERDSMEQIRININKIAEFLKEKLK